In Pristis pectinata isolate sPriPec2 chromosome 11, sPriPec2.1.pri, whole genome shotgun sequence, the following proteins share a genomic window:
- the lig4 gene encoding DNA ligase 4 → MSEASVSDSSPVKTVASKVPFCDLCSTLEKIQKTKSRPEKNKYFKDFLDSWRNFHSALHKNDSDTTDSFYPALRLILPQLERERMAYGIKETMLAKLYIEVLGLPKEGKDALKLLNYRAPTNSYGDAGDFAVIAYFVLKQRCPNKGTLTIQEVNEHLDSIALNNAVKRKDLVKKSLLQLICRSSAVEQKWLIRMILKDMKLGISQQTVLQLFHADAAELHSVTTDLEKVCRQLHDPTISLSDVSITLFSAFKPMLATVANMKNIEKLMHNQSFYLETKLDGERMQLHKDGDVYKYFSRNSYDYSQQFGVSSVEGSLTPFIHNTFKSTVQNCILDGEMMAYNPVTKTFMQKGNKFDIKRMVEDSELQTCFCVFDVLMVNNQKLANETLRKRHEILQTIFTTVPGHFQIVEKIEIKTKKDVADALNDAIDKREEGIMVKDPLSVYKPDKRGEGWLKIKPEYVDGLMDELDILIVGGYFGKGHRGGMVSHFLCAVAEVPSPGEKPSVFHSVCRVGSGYTMKELYDLGLKLANHWKPYRKKDPPPNILCGTEKPEVYIEPCNSVVLQIKAAEIVSSDAYKTGCTLRFPRIEKIRDDKQWYDCMTLHDLGQLHNKASGKLASKHVDLNDDEPDKKKRKVLTKAKKLIGIAEQFKAQDLSNVSKVSNIFEDVEFCVLNGLDHYPKAELEKGIAECGGLVVQNPGPDTYCVIVGTVNIRVRNLVTANEHDVVKADWLVDCLQKKHFIPWQPQYMIHMSPSTEEHFAQEYDCYGDSYYADVDKTQLQQVFKRMSKPEQKLPFTTIADLEQRYLWDKSPLSMFRYCIIYIDFYTRIGDSSTQIHNSSLDLRVLELRFHGAKCVTSLHEGVSHVIIGSDMQRLSELKLLRRTFKRKFKIVMESWVSDSVKARCMQDEKVYLL, encoded by the coding sequence ATGTCTGAGGCATCTGTGTCAGACAGTTCACCAGTAAAGACTGTGGCCTCTAAAGTTCCTTTTTGTGATCTCTGTTCAACTTtggaaaaaatacagaaaacCAAATCCAGACCTGAAAAAAACAAGTATTTCAAAGACTTCCTGGATTCATGGAGAAACTTTCACAGTGCTCTTCATAAGAATGATTCAGACACCACCGATTCTTTTTACCCAGCGCTGCGTCTGATACTGCCTCAACTTGAGAGGGAGAGAATGGCATATGGAATCAAAGAAACAATGCTTGCAAAGCTTTACATTGAAGTTCTCGGTTTGCCAAAAGAGGGAAAAGATGCTCTTAAACTCTTGAATTATAGGGCTCCAACAAACTCGTATGGAGATGCAGGTGATTTTGCTGTGATTGCGTATTTTGTTCTGAAACAGAGGTGCCCAAATAAAGGCACACTAACTATTCAGGAGGTAAATGAACATTTGGACTCCATTGCACTTAATAATGCTGTCAAGAGAAAAGATTTGGTCAAAAAGAGCCTGTTGCAGTTAATCTGTCGGAGTTCTGCTGTGGAACAAAAGTGGCTTATTCGTATGATCCTGAAAGACATGAAATTAGGCATCAGTCAACAAACTGTACTTCAGTTATTccatgcagatgcagcagagcTTCACAGCGTGACAACAGATTTGGAAAAAGTTTGTAGACAACTTCACGATCCCACTATATCCCTCAGTGATGTCTCCATCACgttgttttctgcttttaagcCAATGCTTGCCACTGTTGCTAATATGAAAAACATTGAAAAGTTAATGCACAATCAGAGTTTTTACCTAGAAACTAAATTGGATGGGGAACGTATGCAACTTCACAAAGATGGAGATGTTTACAAATATTTTTCACGTAATAGCTACGATTACAGCCAGCAGTTTGGTGTTTCCTCAGTGGAAGGATCTCTCACACCATTTATTCACAATACCTTCAAGAGCACAGTGCAAAATTGCATCCTTGATGGAGAAATGATGGCTTACAACCCTGTTACCAAAACCTTCATGCAGAAAGGAAACAAGTTTGATATCAAAAGAATGGTGGAGGATTCAGAATTACAAACTTGTTTCTGTGTTTTTGATGTGCTAATGGTAAATAATCAGAAGCTGGCAAATGAAACTCTAAGGAAGAGACACGAAATCCTTCAGACTATCTTCACAACAGTGccaggtcattttcagattgtggaaaaaatagaaataaaaacaaaaaaggatGTTGCTGATGCCTTGAATGATGCTATAGATAAACGGGAAGAAGGAATTATGGTAAAGGATCCTTTATCTGTTTATAAACCAGACAAACGTGGTGAAGGCTGGTTGAAAATTAAACCAGAATATGTTGATGGCTTGATGGATGAGCTTGACATCTTGATTGTTGGTGGTTACTTTGGTAAAGGTCATCGTGGCGGAATGGTGTCCCATTTTCTGTGTGCGGTTGCAGAAGTTCCTTCACCTGGTGAGAAGCCATCGGTCTTCCACTCAGTTTGCCGTGTAGGTTCTGGATATACAATGAAGGAGCTGTATGACCTTGGGTTGAAACTGGCTAATCACTGGAAACCTTACCGTAAAAAAGATCCTCCACCAAATATTCTGTGTGGTACTGAAAAACCAGAAGTGTATATTGAGCCCTGCAATTCGGTTGTTCTGCAAATCAAGGCAGCTGAAATCGTAAGCAGTGATGCGTATAAAACAGGTTGTACCTTGCGTTTTCCACGAATTGAAAAGATCAGAGATGATAAACAGTGGTATGACTGCATGACCTTGCACGATTTGGGTCAACTGCACAATAAAGCATCAGGGAAACTTGCATCCAAACATGTAGATCTAAATGATGATGAGCCAGATAAGAAGAAGCGTAAAGTTTTGACAAAAGCCAAAAAATTGATTGGTATTGCAGAACAGTTTAAGGCCCAAGATCTATCGAATGTCAGCAAAGtttcaaatatttttgaagaTGTTGAATTTTGTGTTTTAAATGGTCTTGATCATTATCCCAAAGCTGAGCTGGAAAAGGGAATAGCTGAATGTGGAGGATTAGTTGTACAGAATCCTGGACCTGATACGTATTGTGTCATTGTGGGCACTGTTAATATCCGTGTCAGAAACCTTGTCACTGCTAATGAGCATGATGTTGTGAAAGCTGATTGGTTGGTTGATTGTttgcaaaagaaacattttataCCCTGGCAACCTCAGTATATGATTCATATGTCACCTTCAACAGAAGAACATTTTGCTCAAGAATATGATTGCTACGGTGACAGCTATTATGCTGATGTTGATAAAACTCAACTGCAACAAGTTTTCAAAAGAATGAGTAAACCAGAACAGAAATTACCCTTTACAACTATTGCTGACTTAGAACAGCGTTACTTATGGGACAAATCACCTCTAAGTATGTTCAGATACTGCATAATTTATATAGACTTCTACACCAGAATTGGTGACTCCAGTACACAGATACACAACTCAAGCTTAGATCTGAGAGTTCTGGAGCTGCGATTTCATGGGGCAAAATGTGTCACAAGTCTGCATGAAGGTGTCTCACATGTCATCATTGGTAGTGATATGCAGCGTCTCTCAGAACTGAAATTGCTCAGGAGAACATTTAAGAGGAAGTTTAAAATTGTGATGGAATCATGGGTATCTGATTCAGTGAAAGCCAGATGTATGCAAGATGAAAAAGTTTACTTACTTTAG